The following is a genomic window from Polaribacter atrinae.
CTTATGGATTCACACGAGAATTGTAATAATAATGAAACGACAAAGAAATATTGTATTAACCTATGCATTATTCTAATGTAATTTCTCCTCTTTTATAATCAATTGATATTTTTCCAAATTGCTCAAAAGCAGACTGACCTAGCAGAAGTGGTGCGATTTCATTATGTACTACTGAAGCTTCAATGTTTCTTAAAATAATATTACCAATTTTAACTGTTTTCAAATTTATTATCGTTCCTTCAGAGATATCTCCATTAGCATCACTAAATTTCGCAGTTCCTTTAATGTCATCTTTGGTTAATGTTCCTTGTTTCATTAAAAAAGTTGCTTCTGTTTCAGAGATTGAAATTATACCAGCTCCTGTGTCAAATATGAAGTCCATTTTAGCTCCGTTTAGTTCAACAGGTACATAGTAAACTCCATTACGCTTTTCCATTTTAATAATGGTTTTACCTGTTGACCTTTCTCTTGTTGTTAGTTCTCTTTTTGAAGGTATGTTTTCCACTTTGTTATTTCTAAACTTTTGAGCAGATTTAGAACAGCCATTGCAACTGGTTAAAGCAAAAGACAATATTATATATGTTAATAATCTAAATTTCATTTATTTTGAGTATTCTATTTTTGGTATTATTTGTATAGAAAATCGTTTGTTGTTTTCTTCAATTTTATCACGACATAGACCATTAAATCCACTTCCACTAATTAAAATTTCTGAATTATATTTTCTTAAGTTAATATTATTAATGCTCCAAAGGTTATAAACAGCCAAAGCTCTTTCGTAGCTTTTTTTATAACCATACTCGTTATCACTACTAAATTTTTTATCCCAAGAATTTGCCATATTTCCTTCTATAATTATTAAATAAGAAAAATTGGCATTTGCAACATTCAAGTTTTTTAATAGTTCCTCTAATTTATTCCCAACCTTTATAGTAGAAGATTTGTATTTTTGTAAAATAGTTGATTTATTTGGTTCAAATATTTCTATACTATTTAATTCTTTTGAAATATATTTTTTGCAATCTTCCAAATAAATAAAGTCTCTATCATTTTGTAAAGGTTTAAATTGCTCATTTAATTGTAATATTTTATTTAATTTTTCGTTATCGGCTTCAATTTTTTCTTTTTCTTTTTCAAGTTCAACTAAGGCATCCTGAAGTTTCTTTTTCTCTTGATTAAGCATTACAGAAGTAAGAACATATAAAACTAGAACAACAAAAAAAAGACTTGTCATTAAGTCTGAAAAACTCATCCAAAAAAAATCTTTGTGTTTTTTACTCATTTATTTATTTTTTTTGGGAGTAAAAAAAAATTTTATCTTACTTGCAACACTCTTTTTTTTATTACTCTTTAATGGAGCTGCTTTATTTTTGTTATTTGATGTTGTTTTTGATTTTTCTACACTTGCTCTTAATGATTTAATTTCTATATTAACTAAATCTAATTGATTTTTTGAATTACTCTTTATCTCATTAATAGATTCGTGTAGTTTATCAAGCAAGTCGAGTTTTTCAAAATGTCTTTTGTATTGAGAAAAATTACTTTCCATTAGTTCCTCTTCTTTTTTTGAAACTTTCTTAAGACTTTCTATTTTTTCTGAAAAAGCATTTTTTAACAATTTTTCTTCAGTTAAAGTTCTTTCTTTAATAGCGTTTATATTTTCAGTATATGCTTTTATTACAGAGTCCTCTTCTGTTATGGTTAATTGTTTTATTGCATCAATTTTTTCTGTTGTATGCTCTCGGAGTTCAACTAACGATTTATTTAAAATATCATCTACTTTCTTCACAGAGTCAGTTAATAAATCTCCCCTTTCACTCAATACTTCATAATGGTCGTTTAAAAATTGAACCAACTTATTACTTTCTTCAATTCTAGAATCTAGTTTTTCAGCTAGTCCTTCAAAATTATTTGCTTTTTTTAATAATGTTTGAAAAGAATTTGATAGTCTAGTTGTACCATCTACAGTTGCGTTTAGAGAACTTAAATATTGATTAAATTTATGTAAATCTTCTGTTCCAGCTTTTAACTCCCTTAATACTTTTATATTTGCTTTTGCAAACTCAGTAATATCAATGTTTTCAAGACTTTGTAGAATGTTATCTTGTGCAATAACAGCATCATAGTTTTTATTTAATAAGCCTGTTAAACGATTAATATTAACGGTAAAATTATCATTAAATTTAACAAGGTTTGTATGTAACATAAATACACTTGATGAAACACTTTGATTTAGAATAGGAAGTAATTCTGTTTGGATGAACGTATAAAAATCATTTTTTGCTATTTCTACGTCTTTTCGAGCAGTTTTATAATAGGTAGAGTTTGATACAGTAAATAGCAAACCAATAAAACTTGCAGACATTGCAATAGACACACCGATTAGAAAGCCTTTGATTTCGAATTGGTCTCCATCACCAGAAATTAAAAAAAGATTTATAAGCCCGAAAATAATACCAAGCATTGTACCCATTAAACCTAGATATAATGGTGTTGTAATTCTTTGGCTTATATCTTCATCTTCTGTATCAATATTTCTTTCTGTAATGTCTTTAATTAGATTAAAATCTGTAGTAGCTCCTTTGTTTCGTAATAGATAAACGTTTATAGAGTGTAAAAGACCATCAAAAATTGTATTACTTGTTTCGTTTGGATTGATTAAACTTATTTCATTTACAAACGACTCTTGTTCATTAGAGTTTTCGTAATTAGCGTGATAATTATGGATTGCAATAGCTTCATCTATTATTTCTTCTTTTAGCGTTGCTTTGATGTTTTCAGAAAAATCAACTTTTATTTTATCCTTAATTTCAGTAATTGTTAAAGGCTCTAAGTTTTCATAAGTATATTCAAAATCATCAGATATTGATTTTATGTCTGTATTTTCTATTTCATATTTCGATAAATTATCTAAAACAACTTTTGGCTGAAAAACTTGTAAATCTTCAACAGGAATATTAAATAACTTTATTTTGAAGAAATCTTTGTTAGGAATTATCGATTTGAGAACATTTATTTTTTTAAACGTTTTTAGCGTTTGAAAAATTTGAATTAATATGATTAGGCCAACTAATAGAAATTCAATTATCGTAATATTATTCATAAGTTATTTGAGCTTTTTCTTTAACAATCCATTTATCATCTTGTTTTATTGCAATACCAGGCTTAATAGTAATGATTTTTTTTGCGTTTTGGTTAAGTGGTTCAGTTTCTTCACAAGCTGGATATAAAAATGAATCTGGTGCATTTAAAGCTCGTTTTGCTGAGTTTTCTGTATTAAAAAACTGAAACTCTGCTTGATTATTCTCTTTTAGAGTAAATTTATAGAATTTACCGTCTTTATCATCATTAACATCAAAAGCATTAAAAACTTTATCACTAACTGGTGTTTTAGCAAAAGCAAATTTTTGGGTCTCTTTTGGCTTTGGCTGTGAAATACTCTTTACTTGACTTGTTTTTTGCATACCTGAAACCGAACTATTGGTATTACTATTTTGAAGTCGTTCTATATCCAAATTTAACTTTGATATTTTATCGTAGATGTCTTTAATATCTCTTTCAGGACGAGAATTATTACTTTTATTACGATTATTGGATGGATTAAATTGAATTTTAGATTGTTCGTATTCGCTTTTACTTAAACGTCTGTCAATTCTTTCGTTTAACTTTTTATTACTTATATAATTGTAAATAAATAAAATAATAAATGCTAATAATATTAATGCGAAAAGTAACCAATTAGGAAAAAATGTACTTTTTAATTGATTAGTATCTTCTTTATTTATAATACTGTTAGAGTGATTAATTTCATTTGTTGTAATTGATTCTGCTGTATTAATTGTTTCATTGTCTTCAAAAGAAGTTTGTTCTTTGAGACTATTTAAGGTTTTATTTAATTCAGATTCTAAACTACTTTTAAGTTCTTTAACAGCCGAATATTTTAAGACTATTTTACTAAAATCATCATTATTATAAAAACCATTTAAAATATTATTTATAGCTTGTTGTTTATTTATGCCATCTAAGTTTACTTTCTTAGATTCTTTTACAGCACTTTCTAATTTGCCTGCGAAACCACTAAAATTGTTATTTGATAATAGAACTTTTAGTTTGTCATAAGTAATATGTTCTTCAATGTTACAATTTTCTAATTTTTGTTTGATTACGCTTTCAAAAGATTTTTTTTCTCTATTAAACTCATTCTGATTGTAATTTTCAGCTTTTCCATTAGATATATATTGATTTGTATATGCATAAGATATTTTGCAAGCACAATAATCAACAGCTATATCATATTCCTCTTTAGGACTTTGTGCATTTAAAGTCAAACTTGTAAAAAATAAGACTATTATTAAAGTAAAAAGTTTATGCATAATATTACTTATTTAGTTCTGTTACAATTTTGTAGCTTAATTTATTTAACGCACCAACTAAAGGGTAAAAGAATAAAGACTCTTCTAGTGCTATGTTTGTATTACCTTGTAAGGATTCAATTTTTCTTCTTAATCCTGTATCTAATAAGTTTAGAGTTTCTTCCTTCAGGATTGATTTGTAATTATCCAAATGGGCTGAATTTACACCAAAATATTTCTTGAAATTCATAGAATCATCAATAGCGAATAATAAGTCAATAAAGTTATCTACTTCTGATACTACAGATTTCGTTAAATCATCACTAATATTATTGTATTTAATAGGGTTTTCGTTAATTGTAGTTTTTTCTGTATTACCTATTAAAACAGATTTGATATCCTCAATGTCACCAATAGAATCCACATCTATTTCTAAGCCGCCTTTACAAGTTATTTCTTTTGGATTTTTTTCAATATTAATTTTTACTTTATGATTTTTATTTCCTTCAAAGACTTTATCAAAAATTAAACCTGTAAGCTT
Proteins encoded in this region:
- a CDS encoding retropepsin-like aspartic protease family protein gives rise to the protein MKFRLLTYIILSFALTSCNGCSKSAQKFRNNKVENIPSKRELTTRERSTGKTIIKMEKRNGVYYVPVELNGAKMDFIFDTGAGIISISETEATFLMKQGTLTKDDIKGTAKFSDANGDISEGTIINLKTVKIGNIILRNIEASVVHNEIAPLLLGQSAFEQFGKISIDYKRGEITLE
- a CDS encoding flagellar motor protein MotB, with translation MSKKHKDFFWMSFSDLMTSLFFVVLVLYVLTSVMLNQEKKKLQDALVELEKEKEKIEADNEKLNKILQLNEQFKPLQNDRDFIYLEDCKKYISKELNSIEIFEPNKSTILQKYKSSTIKVGNKLEELLKNLNVANANFSYLIIIEGNMANSWDKKFSSDNEYGYKKSYERALAVYNLWSINNINLRKYNSEILISGSGFNGLCRDKIEENNKRFSIQIIPKIEYSK